One region of Eupeodes corollae chromosome 1, idEupCoro1.1, whole genome shotgun sequence genomic DNA includes:
- the LOC129946340 gene encoding uncharacterized protein LOC129946340 produces MSKISTTQIHNIGRYRENVSSDMGKHSDFQRILWRESPEGPVKHYRLLTVTYGTTSAPFLAVRSLQQVALKSALSHPVASSIILNDFYVDDVMTGADSIDEVIKLQADLVELLESAGFHLRKWTTNCWPLLLSIPEEQRELSPVDFEESSSVKLLGLQWCPSRDCFSYKVRLETVTKRRILSEASRIFDPIGFLAPVVVGVKIIMQNLWKEKLSWDEVVPEHLVDRWTLIHQDLHQLENLSIPRVMWSDKNNYELHGFCDASLDAYAAVVYCRSVNPDESVSVSLVAAKTKVAPIKIFSLPRLELCGALLLTRLINKIQISLQEKESKIFAWTDSSIVLHWLSAVPKRWSVFIGNRTSEVLSSLPRKMWNHVRSASNPADIASRGISPSHLCSNEMWWKEPHWLNLDRHFWPKSPPVPEEFSKEELEERKLPGGKTKVFVCYLETDNIMDPVIVDTLIKNVSNWNKIIRVVAYVRRFLRNYVRDKKYRTVGPLSTKELLHAKIVIIKKAQYSLFSFKIGLFKRNKPLSKRNKLVSLSPFLDAFGVLRVGGRIQESTLSYDQKHPVILCKAHPISTLIVTYKHNQYLHSGVTLTFSLVKANFYILGCRNLIRKIVHKCIVCFRQRVTTSQQLMGNLPFDRVIYSRPFSKVGCDYAGPITLRSSRLRNAKLVKSYIALFVCFVTKGIHLELVGDLSTNAFLLALDRFVARRGKPSEIWSDNGTNFHGAKRTLDEMYNQLRSQHHNTIVANHLSKDGISWKFIPPAAPHFGGLWEAGVKSVKTHIKRVIGEMYTLLAKIEALLNSRPMWHVSDSEPTALSPSHFMIGEQYVAVPQSYISNNCIKTNRFALQTLLQGFWKRWHQEYLTSLQHRPK; encoded by the coding sequence ATGTCTAAGATTTCGACGACACAAATACACAATATCGGGAGATATAGAGAAAATGTATCGTCAGATATGGGTAAGCATTCTGATTTTCAAAGGATATTATGGCGGGAATCACCTGAAGGTCCAGTCAAACATTATCGCCTTCTTACAGTCACTTATGGCACGACTTCAGCACCTTTTTTAGCAGTTCGCTCCCTCCAACAGGTAGCACTTAAATCCGCTCTTTCACATCCTGTTGCTTCGTCGATTATCCTCAACGATTTTTACGTAGATGACGTAATGACCGGGGCAGATTCTATCGATGAGGTGATCAAGCTGCAAGCTGATCTAGTCGAATTATTAGAATCTGCTGGCTTCCATCTCAGAAAATGGACAACCAACTGCTGGCCTTTGCTTTTGTCAATACCAGAGGAACAAAGAGAGCTGTCTCCAGTGGATTTTGAGGAATCGAGTTCAGTTAAATTATTAGGATTGCAATGGTGTCCATCGAGAGACTGTTTTTCCTATAAGGTTCGCTTGGAAACTGTcactaaacgtcgaatactttCGGAAGCATCTAGAATTTTTGACCCAATCGGATTTTTGGCCCCAGTTGTTGTTGGTgtgaaaataataatgcagaaccTCTGGAAAGAAAAGTTATCTTGGGACGAAGTAGTTCCAGAGCATCTGGTCGATCGTTGGACATTAATTCATCAAGATCTTCATCAACTTGAAAATTTAAGTATCCCTAGAGTAATGTGGTCGGACAAAAACAATTATGAACTACATGGCTTCTGCGATGCTTCTTTAGACGCCTATGCAGCCGTCGTTTATTGCAGAAGTGTTAATCCAGATGAAAGTGTATCGGTTTCTTTGGTAGCAGCTAAAACTAAAGTAGCAcccatcaaaatattttcgctTCCCAGACTTGAACTCTGTGGAGCTCTTCTTTTAACCcgtctaataaataaaattcagatTTCTTTACAGGAGAAAGAATCTAAAATCTTTGCTTGGACGGATTCATCTATAGTTCTCCATTGGTTGTCAGCAGTACCAAAAAGATGGTCGGTATTCATTGGCAATCGAACCTCGGAGGTTTTGTCTTCATTACCTCGTAAGATGTGGAATCACGTACGCTCGGCCAGCAACCCGGCAGATATTGCTTCTCGTGGTATTTCACCATCGCATTTGTGTTCAAATGAGATGTGGTGGAAGGAACCTCATTGGTTAAACTTGGACAGACATTTTTGGCCTAAATCACCTCCCGTTCCggaagaattttcaaaagaagagctagaagagaGAAAATTACCTGGAGGCAAGACAAAGGTATTTGTATGTTATTTAGAAACAGACAATATTATGGATCCAGTTATTGTAGATACattgattaaaaatgtatctaactGGAATAAAATTATTCGTGTAGTTGCATATGTGCGCCGGTTTTTACGTAACTATGTACGAGACAAAAAATATCGAACTGTTGGACCTTTGTCTACAAAAGAACTTTTACATgctaaaattgttattataaaaaaggcgCAGTATTCGTTGTTTTCGTTCAAAATCGGTCTTTTCAAGAGAAATAAGCCTTTATCAAAGAGAAATAAACTTGTGTCGTTAAGCCCTTTTCTCGATGCTTTTGGAGTGCTTCGCGTTGGAGGTCGTATTCAAGAGTCAACTTTAAGCTATGACCAAAAACACCCTGTAATTTTGTGCAAAGCTCATCCCATTTCAACTCTTATAGTAACTTATAAACATAACCAATATTTGCATTCGGGAGTAACATTAACCTTTTCTTTAGTAAAAGCGAACTTTTATATTCTTGGGTGTAGAAATCTGATCCGTAAAATTGTACACAAATGTATCGTTTGTTTCCGTCAACGCGTTACAACTTCGCAGCAACTAATGGGCAATCTCCCATTTGATCGCGTTATTTATTCACGACCATTTAGTAAAGTTGGATGTGACTACGCCGGTCCGATTACGTTGCGTTCATCTCGATTACGAAATGCTAAATTGGTTAAATCGTACATAGCATTATTCGTTTGTTTTGTTACGAAGGGAATCCATCTCGAACTAGTAGGAGACCTCTCGACAAATGCCTTTTTGTTAGCCTTAGACCGATTTGTTGCGCGTCGCGGTAAACCCAGCGAAATTTGGAGCGATAATGGTACGAACTTCCACGGCGCAAAACGAACTCTGGATGAAATGTACAATCAACTTCGAAGTCAACACCATAACACCATTGTAGCTAATCACCTGTCAAAGGATGGCATAAGCTGGAAATTTATACCTCCTGCAGCCCCACATTTTGGAGGCTTATGGGAGGCAGGTGTAAAATCTGTCAAGACCCACATCAAACGTGTTATTGGTGAGATGTACACGTTACTAGCAAAAATCGAAGCTCTTCTGAATTCGCGTCCCATGTGGCATGTATCAGATAGTGAACCAACTGCATTGAGTCCATCACATTTTATGATTGGGGAACAATATGTTGCAGTTCCTCAAtcatatatttcaaataattgtattaaaactAATAGGTTTGCTTTACAGACTTTACTCCAAGGCTTCTGGAAGCGATGGCATCAGGAATATCTGACATCCCTTCAACATAGACCAAAGTag